In the Helianthus annuus cultivar XRQ/B chromosome 11, HanXRQr2.0-SUNRISE, whole genome shotgun sequence genome, one interval contains:
- the LOC110889074 gene encoding protein ASPARTIC PROTEASE IN GUARD CELL 2, translated as MMTTGILITVVAMLLFPPLATLTATAASSLSHPSHHILDVQEILHTTTSSHVPQTQLFDHEISESDDSKRWKLNLVHRDKLSEHHGDHRRRVEARLKRDVKRVAFLNSRIGNGSYTAGGGGGGRFEVEDFGSEVVSGMQQGSGEYFVRIGVGSPAQSQYMVVDSGSDVVWVQCLPCKQCYQQSDPLFDPANSASFTAVSCGSAVCEHAETAVGCRGHGGGRWCGYEVSYGDGSYTKGTLALETLTFGNTFIQKVAIGCGHRNQGLFIGAAGLLGIGGGSMSLVSQLGGASDGAFSYCLVSRGTGSPGSLEFGRESLPTDSAVWVPLLRNSRVPTFYYVGLSGLGVGGVQVSIPEPIFQLSDMGHGGVVMDTGTAVTRLPTAAYTTFRDAFISQTTNLPRAPPVSMFDTCYDLNGFVTVQVPTVSFYFTGGPVLTLPARNYLIPVNDVGTFCFAFAPTSSGLSIIGNIQQEGIQISFDSTNGRMGFGPNVC; from the coding sequence ATGATGACAACAGGCATACTGATCACGGTGGTGGCTATGCTATTGTTTCCACCACTCGCCACCCTAACCGCCACCGCAGCATCATCGTTGTCACATCCATCTCACCACATCCTTGACGTCCAAGAAATCTTACACACCACAACATCATCCCACGTACCCCAAACACAACTTTTTGATCATGAAATATCAGAATCCGATGACAGCAAACGGTGGAAGCTTAACCTTGTCCACCGTGACAAGCTGTCGGAGCACCATGGCGATCATAGGCGGCGGGTGGAAGCGCGGTTGAAGAGGGATGTGAAAAGGGTGGCGTTTTTGAATAGTCGGATTGGTAATGGTAGTTACACTGccggtggtggtggaggagggcGGTTCGAGGTGGAGGATTTCGGGTCGGAGGTGGTTTCCGGCATGCAACAGGGAAGTGGAGAGTATTTTGTGAGGATAGGGGTTGGAAGTCCGGCCCAGAGTCAATACATGGTGGTTGACTCCGGTAGCGATGTTGTTTGGGTGCAATGCTTGCCATGCAAGCAATGTTATCAACAGTCGGACCCACTTTTTGACCCGGCTAACTCGGCTTCTTTTACCGCCGTGTCATGTGGGTCTGCTGTTTGTGAACATGCAGAGACTGCAGTTGGGTGTCGTGGCCacggtggtggtcggtggtgtgGGTATGAGGTTTCGTATGGTGACGGGTCCTACACGAAGGGAACGTTGGCACTCGAGACCCTCACCTTCGGCAATACCTTCATTCAAAAGGTTGCCATCGGTTGTGGTCATAGAAACCAAGGGTTGTTTATAGGAGCCGCTGGATTACTTGGCATCGGCGGTGGCTCAATGTCGTTAGTGAGTCAACTTGGTGGCGCATCCGATGGTGCGTTTAGCTATTGTCTTGTTAGTAGGGGAACAGGCTCCCCTGGCTCGTTGGAATTCGGGAGAGAATCTCTCCCGACAGATAGTGCAGTTTGGGTCCCACTACTAAGAAACTCGAGAGTCCCTACTTTTTATTATGTAGGGCTTTCAGGTCTTGGTGTGGGAGGGGTTCAGGTGAGCATACCAGAACCCATTTTTCAATTGAGCGACATGGGCCATGGGGGAGTTGTTATGGACACGGGGACAGCCGTCACGAGACTTCCAACCGCTGCCTATACCACTTTTCGTGACGCTTTTATCTCGCAAACCACCAACCTACCTCGTGCTCCCCCGGTTAGCATGTTTGATACGTGTTACGACCTAAACGGGTTTGTCACGGTTCAAGTACCCACCGTATCATTCTACTTCACCGGTGGACCCGTTTTAACGCTTCCGGCTAGGAATTATTTAATTCCAGTGAACGACGTGGGAACATTTTGTTTCGCCTTTGCCCCAACTTCATCGGGGCTATCCATAATTGGAAATATCCAACAAGAAGGCATTCAAATTTCTTTTGATTCCACAAACGGGCGAATGGGATTTGGGCCGAATGTTTGTTGA